A genomic region of Caulobacter sp. NIBR2454 contains the following coding sequences:
- a CDS encoding DUF3089 domain-containing protein: protein MARRGLGWGLLAGGLLLVALLAAAAFIWRDDILRTALDPKVPYQTYTAPPTPDYAKADAWALLPARPGEIAADAPAADVFFVHPTTYDGGGDWNAPVSKAQAGQMLANVMLPNYAGPFERVGRVFAPRYRQASLYTRLTLREDAREARRFAYQDVRAAFRQFVTAYNGDRPFILVGVEQGGELASRLLQEEIAPDPVLRGRLGGVYLIETVTPADLYGPGSLTPACQTRVQTGCVVAYATVQAGDREAGRMLLERAVVWNSVGDLVDLDGRPALCVNPLLGAQTDDAASERMNLGAANATGLEWGVRPAFLKRQASAQCQGGVLKVSKPRSDAFKSVGRWSDRKKVSGYNIFYADLEADAQARLDTWKLARLAQR, encoded by the coding sequence ATGGCGCGGCGCGGCCTTGGTTGGGGATTGCTGGCGGGCGGCCTGCTTCTGGTCGCGCTGCTCGCCGCCGCCGCTTTCATCTGGCGGGACGACATTCTGCGCACAGCCCTGGATCCCAAGGTGCCGTACCAGACCTACACCGCACCCCCGACGCCCGACTATGCAAAGGCGGACGCCTGGGCGCTTCTGCCGGCAAGGCCTGGGGAAATCGCGGCGGACGCGCCCGCCGCCGATGTCTTTTTCGTGCATCCAACCACCTATGATGGCGGCGGCGATTGGAACGCGCCGGTCAGCAAGGCCCAGGCCGGCCAGATGCTGGCGAACGTCATGCTGCCAAACTACGCTGGACCGTTCGAGCGGGTGGGTCGGGTGTTCGCGCCGCGTTATCGCCAAGCCAGCCTCTATACCCGTCTGACCCTGCGCGAGGACGCGCGCGAGGCGCGGCGGTTCGCCTATCAGGACGTCCGCGCCGCGTTCCGGCAGTTCGTCACCGCCTACAACGGCGACCGCCCATTCATTTTGGTTGGCGTGGAGCAGGGTGGAGAGTTGGCCTCGCGCCTACTGCAAGAAGAGATCGCTCCCGATCCGGTCCTGCGCGGCCGACTGGGCGGTGTCTATCTGATCGAGACCGTCACGCCGGCTGATCTTTATGGGCCGGGCTCGCTTACCCCCGCCTGCCAGACACGCGTGCAGACCGGTTGTGTCGTCGCCTACGCCACCGTTCAGGCGGGGGATCGCGAAGCTGGGCGGATGTTGCTGGAGCGGGCAGTGGTCTGGAACAGTGTTGGCGACCTGGTGGACCTCGATGGACGGCCGGCGCTTTGCGTGAACCCGCTGTTGGGCGCCCAGACCGATGACGCCGCCAGCGAGCGGATGAACCTTGGTGCGGCCAATGCGACCGGTCTGGAATGGGGGGTGCGGCCGGCCTTTCTGAAGCGCCAGGCCTCGGCGCAATGTCAGGGTGGGGTGCTGAAAGTCTCCAAGCCGCGCTCAGATGCTTTCAAAAGCGTGGGGCGGTGGTCTGACCGAAAGAAAGTCAGCGGATACAATATTTTCTACGCCGATCTTGAAGCTGATGCTCAGGCGCGTCTTGACACCTGGAAGCTAGCCCGCCTCGCCCAGCGGTGA
- a CDS encoding GNAT family N-acetyltransferase, translating into MGDYLIRNATPADFPALQQIEVSAGEPFRNTDLAWVADDPPPSLEALQEHLDHDALWVIALDGRPVGYLAGETHADLAVIHQVSIHMAHHRQGLGARLIETAIAAAREGGATAMGLTTYRDIPWNAPYYARLGFVEVTGADIPPALAAMREAEAAAGHDPALRCVMVRPL; encoded by the coding sequence ATGGGCGACTACCTCATCCGCAACGCGACGCCCGCGGACTTCCCCGCCTTGCAGCAGATCGAGGTTTCGGCAGGCGAGCCCTTCCGCAACACGGACTTGGCCTGGGTCGCCGACGATCCGCCGCCGAGCCTTGAAGCGCTCCAGGAACACCTGGACCACGACGCCCTGTGGGTCATCGCGCTAGATGGCCGGCCCGTGGGCTATCTGGCGGGCGAGACGCACGCCGACTTGGCGGTGATCCATCAGGTCTCCATCCACATGGCTCATCACCGCCAAGGGCTGGGCGCACGGCTGATCGAAACCGCCATCGCCGCCGCGCGCGAAGGCGGCGCCACGGCCATGGGCCTGACCACCTATCGCGACATCCCCTGGAATGCGCCCTACTACGCCCGTCTAGGCTTCGTGGAGGTCACCGGCGCCGATATCCCACCGGCTCTGGCGGCCATGCGCGAGGCGGAAGCCGCCGCTGGCCATGATCCGGCGCTACGCTGCGTGATGGTCCGGCCGCTCTAG
- a CDS encoding cryptochrome/photolyase family protein has product MTQHSPVIVWFRRDLRLADNPALHMAAHQGAPVVPLYILDETDGVRPMGAASLWWLDKSLRALAEDLETIGSRLILRRGPAADILKAVVKETGADRVVWNRLYDPDTIERDKAIKADLERDGIACASHNASLLSEPWEIKTGGGGAYKVFTPFWRALRSQLQLNVLHRAPGELKAPPRQPNSDALDDWKLHPTHPDWSTGFSNWTPGEAGARERLHDFLDDRLRDYAEGRDFPARQATSRLSPHLHFGEIGPRAIWRAAHAAADRGASDSQVDKFLSELAWREFNHNLLFARPDLPQNPFKPAFDHLPWRKDNHGLGAWKHGRTGFPFVDAGMRELWATGYMENRVRMVAASFLTKHLLIDWREGEAWFWDTLLDADMANNVNNWQWVAGCGADASPFFRIFNPIAQGEKFDAEGDYIRRWVPELAGLPAKYIHAPWNAPKAVLDKAGVRLGETYPTCIVEHDAARRRALDAYQAVKTDPDSLD; this is encoded by the coding sequence ATGACGCAGCATAGTCCGGTGATCGTATGGTTCCGCCGCGACTTACGTCTGGCCGACAATCCCGCCCTCCATATGGCGGCCCACCAGGGCGCGCCGGTAGTCCCTCTTTACATCCTCGACGAGACCGATGGCGTAAGGCCCATGGGCGCGGCCTCGCTGTGGTGGCTGGACAAATCGCTTAGGGCGCTGGCCGAGGATCTCGAAACGATCGGCTCCCGCCTGATCCTGCGCCGCGGTCCGGCGGCCGATATCCTAAAGGCCGTCGTCAAGGAGACAGGCGCGGACCGCGTCGTCTGGAACCGGCTCTACGATCCCGACACCATCGAACGCGACAAGGCGATCAAGGCCGACCTGGAGAGGGACGGGATCGCCTGCGCGTCTCACAACGCCAGCCTGCTGAGCGAGCCGTGGGAGATCAAGACGGGCGGCGGCGGCGCCTACAAGGTGTTCACGCCCTTCTGGCGCGCCCTGCGCTCGCAACTGCAACTCAATGTCCTGCATCGCGCGCCGGGCGAGTTGAAGGCGCCGCCCCGCCAGCCGAATTCAGACGCCCTGGACGACTGGAAGCTGCATCCAACCCATCCCGACTGGTCCACGGGCTTCTCGAACTGGACGCCAGGCGAAGCCGGCGCGCGAGAACGCCTGCACGACTTCCTCGACGACCGTTTACGCGACTATGCGGAGGGCCGGGATTTCCCCGCCCGCCAAGCCACCTCCCGCCTGTCTCCCCACCTGCACTTTGGCGAGATCGGGCCCCGGGCGATCTGGCGCGCCGCCCATGCCGCCGCCGACCGCGGCGCTTCCGACAGCCAGGTCGATAAATTCCTGTCCGAACTGGCCTGGCGTGAGTTCAATCACAACCTTCTGTTCGCCCGCCCGGACCTGCCGCAAAATCCCTTCAAGCCCGCCTTCGACCACCTGCCCTGGCGCAAGGACAATCACGGGCTGGGAGCCTGGAAGCACGGCCGCACCGGCTTTCCCTTCGTCGACGCCGGCATGCGCGAGCTGTGGGCCACCGGCTACATGGAAAACCGGGTGCGGATGGTCGCCGCCTCGTTCCTGACCAAGCACCTGCTGATCGACTGGCGCGAGGGCGAGGCCTGGTTCTGGGACACCCTGCTCGACGCCGACATGGCCAACAACGTGAACAACTGGCAGTGGGTCGCCGGCTGCGGCGCGGACGCCTCGCCGTTCTTCCGCATCTTCAACCCAATCGCCCAGGGCGAGAAATTCGACGCCGAGGGCGATTACATCCGCCGCTGGGTGCCGGAACTGGCCGGTCTGCCGGCCAAGTACATCCACGCCCCCTGGAACGCCCCCAAGGCGGTTCTGGACAAGGCAGGGGTGCGATTGGGCGAGACCTACCCCACATGCATTGTCGAGCACGACGCGGCCCGGCGCCGCGCGCTCGACGCCTATCAGGCGGTCAAGACCGACCCTGATTCGCTCGACTGA
- the rfaD gene encoding ADP-glyceromanno-heptose 6-epimerase, translating into MSAPRRIIFVTGGAGFIGSNIVGKLAADPSLDVVVCDRLREAETGKWRNIAKHPIGDFVHPDDMWEWLEKRWRDVEAVIHMGAVSSTTEPDADKIIHANFTLSRDLFRWCADRQRRFIYASSAATYGDGSMGFDDKDDYQSLTALRPLNTYGWSKALFDQFAARQAARDYAPPQWVGLKFFNVYGPNEEHKGGMKSVVAQIWPKVCHGETVRLFKSHNPEYQDGGQLRDFVYVRDAADVVEWLTQNPQVNGVYNLGSGQARSFKDLAEATFAAAGKPSKIEYFDMPPGLRGKYQYFTQASMERLKAAGYAQPLTSLEDGVADYVQAYLSKPDPYA; encoded by the coding sequence ATGAGCGCGCCGCGCCGCATTATCTTCGTGACCGGCGGGGCCGGCTTCATCGGCTCCAATATCGTCGGCAAGCTGGCGGCGGACCCATCGCTGGACGTGGTGGTCTGCGACCGCCTGCGCGAGGCCGAGACAGGCAAGTGGCGCAACATTGCCAAGCATCCGATCGGCGACTTCGTGCATCCCGACGACATGTGGGAGTGGCTGGAGAAGCGCTGGCGCGACGTGGAGGCGGTGATCCACATGGGGGCGGTGTCGTCCACGACCGAGCCCGACGCCGACAAGATCATCCACGCCAATTTCACCCTGTCGCGCGACCTGTTCCGGTGGTGCGCCGACCGGCAGCGGCGGTTCATCTATGCGTCGTCGGCCGCCACCTATGGCGATGGATCGATGGGCTTCGACGACAAGGACGACTACCAGTCCCTGACCGCTCTGCGACCGTTGAACACCTATGGCTGGTCCAAGGCGTTGTTCGACCAGTTCGCGGCTCGCCAGGCGGCGCGCGACTATGCTCCGCCCCAATGGGTGGGGCTGAAGTTCTTCAACGTCTATGGGCCCAACGAAGAGCACAAGGGCGGCATGAAGTCGGTGGTCGCCCAGATCTGGCCGAAGGTCTGCCACGGCGAGACGGTGAGGCTCTTCAAGTCGCACAATCCGGAATACCAGGACGGCGGGCAGCTGCGCGACTTCGTCTATGTCCGCGACGCGGCCGACGTGGTCGAGTGGCTGACCCAGAATCCGCAGGTCAACGGCGTTTACAACCTAGGCTCTGGCCAGGCACGGTCGTTCAAGGACCTAGCCGAGGCGACCTTCGCGGCGGCGGGCAAGCCGTCCAAGATCGAGTACTTCGATATGCCGCCAGGTCTGCGCGGCAAGTACCAGTACTTCACCCAGGCGAGCATGGAGCGGCTGAAGGCGGCGGGTTACGCCCAGCCGCTGACGAGCCTGGAAGACGGGGTGGCCGACTACGTTCAGGCCTACCTCTCGAAGCCTGATCCCTACGCCTGA
- the metC gene encoding cystathionine beta-lyase, with product MDEETRLIRAGAKIGALARTVNPPVQRGSTVLMPDAASLYDDGQKTYGLEGFASHDALAEGLCALEGARDVQLYPSGLAAITAPLVALLKTGDDVLIVDSVYKPTRRFAGDVLARFGVSVRYYDPALDADSLMALVEPATRLILLEAPGSLTFEMQDVPAIAAAAKARGVLTMIDNTWAAGLLFKPLAHGVDISVQALTKYVGGHSDLLMGSAATVDPELGRLLKAGFTNAGWGISPDDAYLAVRGLRTLKTRLDRHGASGLAVARWMERQPEVVRVMHPGLESDPGHALWKRDFSGACGLFGAVLRPASNKAVLSFLDALELFGLGFSWGGYESLAIHCDPQVRSSRPGLDLGGPLIRLHVGLEGPDDLIADLRRALDVYAEHF from the coding sequence ATGGACGAAGAAACCCGTCTGATCCGCGCTGGCGCCAAAATAGGCGCCTTGGCCCGCACGGTGAACCCTCCGGTTCAGCGCGGTTCGACCGTCCTGATGCCCGACGCGGCGTCCCTCTACGACGATGGACAAAAGACCTACGGCCTGGAAGGTTTCGCCTCGCACGACGCTCTCGCCGAAGGTCTGTGCGCCCTGGAAGGCGCCAGGGACGTCCAACTCTACCCCTCGGGCCTCGCCGCGATCACAGCGCCGCTGGTCGCCCTGCTCAAGACCGGCGACGACGTTCTGATCGTCGACAGCGTCTACAAACCCACCCGCCGCTTCGCGGGCGACGTCCTTGCCCGCTTCGGCGTCTCGGTCCGCTACTACGATCCTGCCCTCGACGCTGACAGCCTGATGGCCCTGGTCGAGCCGGCGACGCGGCTGATCCTGCTGGAGGCCCCCGGCTCGTTGACCTTCGAGATGCAGGACGTGCCCGCCATCGCCGCAGCGGCCAAGGCGCGCGGGGTCCTGACCATGATAGACAATACCTGGGCCGCCGGACTGCTGTTCAAGCCGCTGGCCCACGGCGTGGATATCAGCGTCCAGGCCCTCACCAAGTACGTCGGCGGCCATTCGGACCTGCTTATGGGCTCGGCCGCCACGGTCGATCCGGAGCTTGGCCGGCTACTCAAGGCCGGCTTCACCAACGCCGGCTGGGGCATCTCGCCCGACGACGCCTATCTGGCCGTCCGGGGCCTGCGCACGCTCAAGACCCGCCTCGACCGCCATGGCGCGAGCGGACTGGCCGTGGCCCGCTGGATGGAGCGCCAGCCGGAGGTCGTGCGGGTCATGCACCCTGGTCTGGAGAGCGATCCGGGTCACGCCCTGTGGAAGCGCGATTTCAGCGGCGCCTGCGGCCTGTTCGGCGCCGTCCTGCGGCCTGCCTCGAACAAGGCGGTGCTGAGCTTCCTCGACGCGCTCGAACTGTTCGGCCTAGGCTTCTCTTGGGGCGGCTACGAGAGCCTGGCCATCCACTGCGACCCGCAGGTGCGCTCCAGCCGCCCTGGCCTGGACCTTGGCGGCCCGCTGATCCGCCTGCATGTGGGGCTTGAGGGGCCTGACGACCTGATCGCTGACCTGCGCCGCGCCCTGGACGTCTACGCGGAACATTTCTGA
- a CDS encoding amino acid ABC transporter substrate-binding protein produces the protein MSNRVVVASVLLALAVGACGERAAQAPAPAPGKELPVSSDRAAQSETLRAVVARGRLNCGVDQGLSGFSFRDNRGVWRGFSIDLCRAVAAAALGDADAVNFVPVTAENRIEMLRDGKIDLLARSTSWTFSRDAGEGVDFAGIAYYDGQGFLARKALNLQSALELNGARVCVQSGSTSQNNLTDYFRANGLTFTAVPAASNEKAREIYQTEGCDVLSADISALASARSVASNPGQHVILPDVISKEPLALAVRQNDPAWTDLVRWTLNALILGEELGVTSKNVGEMAENSTAPEVRRLLGVEAGYGGKIGLDDAFAFRAIQAVGNYSEIFERNVGAGSPLRLERGLNALWNAPRPGLLYAPPFR, from the coding sequence GTGTCCAATCGCGTCGTCGTCGCCTCGGTGCTACTGGCCCTCGCGGTCGGAGCTTGTGGCGAGCGCGCCGCGCAGGCGCCCGCGCCGGCTCCGGGCAAGGAGCTGCCGGTGTCTTCCGATCGGGCGGCCCAGAGCGAGACGCTGCGGGCGGTCGTCGCCCGGGGGCGGCTGAACTGTGGCGTAGATCAGGGCCTTTCCGGCTTCTCGTTCCGCGACAATCGGGGTGTCTGGCGCGGCTTCTCCATCGACCTGTGCCGCGCCGTTGCGGCCGCGGCGCTTGGCGATGCTGATGCGGTGAACTTCGTGCCGGTCACGGCGGAGAACCGCATCGAGATGCTGCGCGACGGGAAGATTGATCTTTTGGCCCGCAGCACCAGTTGGACCTTCAGCCGTGATGCGGGTGAGGGGGTCGATTTCGCAGGCATCGCTTATTACGACGGGCAAGGCTTCCTGGCGCGCAAGGCGCTGAACCTGCAAAGCGCGCTGGAACTGAACGGAGCGCGGGTTTGCGTGCAGTCCGGCTCGACCAGCCAGAACAACCTGACCGACTATTTCCGGGCCAACGGCCTGACTTTCACGGCGGTGCCGGCGGCATCGAACGAGAAGGCGCGCGAAATCTACCAGACCGAGGGCTGCGATGTTTTAAGCGCCGACATCTCGGCCCTGGCCTCGGCCCGGTCGGTGGCCAGCAATCCTGGCCAGCACGTGATCCTGCCGGACGTGATCTCCAAGGAGCCTCTGGCCTTGGCGGTTCGGCAGAATGATCCCGCGTGGACCGATCTGGTTCGCTGGACCCTGAACGCCCTGATCCTGGGCGAGGAACTGGGCGTCACATCGAAGAACGTCGGCGAGATGGCGGAGAACTCGACGGCGCCGGAGGTTCGTCGCCTGCTGGGCGTGGAAGCGGGCTATGGCGGCAAGATCGGTTTGGACGACGCCTTCGCCTTCCGGGCCATTCAGGCGGTAGGCAATTACAGCGAGATATTCGAGCGCAATGTGGGCGCGGGCTCGCCGCTACGGCTGGAGCGGGGGCTGAACGCCCTGTGGAACGCGCCGCGGCCAGGGCTGCTTTACGCGCCGCCGTTCCGCTAG
- the kdsA gene encoding 3-deoxy-8-phosphooctulonate synthase, which produces MTETQSVQPNALIEIATPSGKPVRIGQRERLSIIAGPCQMESRQHALETAHALKEMADRLGVGLIYKTSYDKANRTSASAQRGIGLHDSLPIFAEIREATGLPTLTDVHEIAHCAPVAEAVDVIQIPAFLCRQTDLLVAAAKTGRAINIKKGQFLAPWDMKNVIAKVTGAGNPNVMACERGASFGYNTLVSDMRSLPIMSEIGCPVVFDATHSVQQPGGQGTTSGGQREFVPVLARAAVAIGVAAVFMETHPDPDNAPSDGPNMVPMSQFEGLVAELLEYDALAKKRLGAVA; this is translated from the coding sequence TTGACTGAAACGCAATCCGTCCAGCCAAACGCGCTGATCGAGATCGCCACGCCGAGCGGCAAACCCGTTCGCATCGGCCAACGCGAGCGTCTGTCGATCATCGCTGGGCCCTGCCAGATGGAGAGCCGCCAGCATGCGCTGGAGACGGCGCACGCGCTGAAGGAAATGGCCGATCGCCTGGGCGTCGGGCTGATCTACAAGACGTCCTACGACAAGGCTAATCGCACCTCCGCTAGCGCCCAGAGGGGCATCGGCCTGCATGACAGCCTGCCGATCTTCGCCGAAATCCGTGAGGCGACCGGCTTGCCGACCCTGACCGACGTGCATGAGATCGCTCATTGCGCCCCGGTGGCGGAGGCGGTCGATGTCATTCAGATTCCCGCCTTCCTTTGCCGGCAGACCGACCTGCTGGTCGCCGCCGCCAAGACCGGCCGGGCGATCAACATCAAGAAGGGCCAGTTCCTGGCGCCTTGGGACATGAAGAACGTCATCGCCAAGGTGACGGGCGCCGGCAATCCCAACGTCATGGCCTGCGAGCGCGGGGCGTCGTTCGGCTACAACACCCTGGTGTCGGACATGCGATCGTTGCCGATCATGAGCGAGATCGGCTGCCCGGTGGTGTTCGACGCCACCCATTCGGTTCAGCAGCCCGGCGGGCAGGGGACCACCTCCGGCGGTCAGCGCGAGTTCGTGCCGGTCCTGGCCCGCGCAGCGGTCGCGATCGGCGTGGCGGCGGTGTTCATGGAGACCCACCCGGACCCGGACAATGCGCCGTCGGACGGGCCTAACATGGTGCCCATGAGCCAGTTCGAGGGCCTGGTCGCCGAACTTCTGGAATACGACGCCCTGGCCAAGAAGCGTCTGGGAGCCGTCGCATGA
- the sseA gene encoding 3-mercaptopyruvate sulfurtransferase, protein MSNDPLVSTAWLHERLSAPDIKVVDASWYMPAEARDPKREYDLAHIPGAVFFDIDEIADTDSDLPHMLPSPVKFASRVRTMGLGDGSTIVVYDGGGFRAARTWWAFRAMGHENVFVLDGGLAKWIAEGRPVEDLPPSPQERHFTPRFTADLVRDSNQVLRAIETGREQLVDARPAARFTGEAPEPREGLRGGHMPGARSVPASSVIAPDGTLLSADKLKAVFEAAGVDIDKPIVTTCGSGVTAAILALALARLGKPRVAVYDGSWTEWGGLADTPVVTGPA, encoded by the coding sequence ATGTCGAACGATCCTCTCGTCTCCACCGCCTGGCTGCACGAGCGTCTTTCGGCTCCGGACATCAAGGTAGTCGACGCCAGCTGGTACATGCCGGCCGAGGCTCGCGACCCCAAGCGCGAATACGATCTGGCCCACATTCCGGGCGCGGTGTTCTTCGACATCGACGAGATCGCCGACACCGATAGCGACCTGCCGCACATGCTGCCCTCGCCGGTGAAGTTCGCTTCCCGCGTACGCACCATGGGCCTGGGCGACGGCTCGACCATCGTCGTCTACGACGGCGGAGGCTTCCGCGCCGCCCGCACCTGGTGGGCCTTCCGGGCCATGGGTCACGAGAACGTCTTCGTTCTGGACGGCGGTCTCGCCAAATGGATCGCTGAAGGGCGTCCAGTCGAGGACCTGCCCCCCTCGCCTCAGGAGCGCCATTTCACCCCCCGCTTCACCGCTGATCTGGTCCGCGACAGCAACCAGGTCCTGCGCGCCATCGAGACCGGCCGCGAGCAACTGGTCGACGCTCGCCCCGCCGCCCGTTTCACCGGAGAGGCGCCCGAACCGCGCGAGGGCCTGCGCGGAGGGCACATGCCGGGGGCCCGCAGCGTCCCCGCCTCCTCCGTCATCGCCCCCGACGGCACGCTGCTGTCGGCCGACAAGCTGAAAGCGGTGTTCGAGGCGGCCGGCGTCGATATCGACAAGCCCATCGTCACCACCTGCGGCTCCGGCGTCACCGCCGCGATCCTGGCGCTCGCCCTGGCCCGTCTCGGCAAGCCGCGCGTGGCGGTCTATGACGGCTCGTGGACTGAGTGGGGCGGTCTCGCCGACACCCCCGTCGTCACCGGTCCCGCCTGA
- a CDS encoding cysteine synthase A has product MTVKTSVLDAIGDTPLIRLNRASDATGCEILGKAEFMNPGQSVKDRAALQIIRDAEAEGLIRPGGRIVEGTAGNTGIGLAMVASALGYKATIVIPRTQSQEKKDAIRLLGAELVEVDAVPYSNPDNYVRYSGRLAEELARTEPNGAIWANQFDNVANRKAHYLTTGPEIFEQTEGKVDAFICAVGSGGTLAGVAQALRERKPGVQIGLADPHGAALYEWYANGELKSEGNSITEGIGQGRVTANLEGLKVDRPYRISDEEMLEVLFDLVQHEGLCMGGSAGINVAGAIRMAGDLGPGHTIVTVLCDHGSRYQSKLFNPAFLAERGLPTPPWL; this is encoded by the coding sequence ATGACCGTCAAGACCAGCGTCCTCGACGCCATCGGCGACACGCCGCTGATCCGCCTGAACCGGGCCAGCGACGCCACGGGCTGCGAGATTTTGGGCAAGGCCGAGTTCATGAATCCTGGCCAGTCGGTCAAGGACCGTGCGGCCCTGCAGATCATCCGTGACGCCGAGGCAGAGGGCCTGATCCGGCCCGGCGGCCGCATTGTGGAGGGCACCGCCGGGAATACCGGCATCGGCCTGGCCATGGTCGCCTCGGCCCTTGGCTACAAGGCCACCATCGTCATCCCCCGCACCCAGAGCCAGGAAAAGAAGGACGCTATCCGTCTGCTTGGCGCGGAGCTGGTGGAGGTGGACGCCGTCCCCTACTCCAACCCCGACAACTATGTCCGCTATTCCGGCCGCCTGGCCGAGGAGCTGGCGCGCACAGAACCCAACGGCGCCATCTGGGCCAACCAGTTCGACAATGTCGCCAACCGCAAGGCGCACTACCTGACCACAGGCCCGGAAATCTTCGAACAAACAGAGGGTAAGGTCGACGCTTTCATCTGCGCTGTTGGCTCCGGCGGCACCTTGGCCGGGGTCGCCCAAGCCCTGCGCGAACGCAAGCCTGGCGTCCAGATCGGCTTGGCCGATCCACACGGAGCCGCGCTCTACGAGTGGTACGCCAACGGTGAACTTAAGTCAGAAGGCAACTCCATCACCGAAGGCATAGGCCAGGGCCGCGTCACCGCCAACCTTGAGGGCCTGAAGGTTGATCGGCCCTACCGCATCTCTGACGAGGAGATGCTGGAGGTGCTCTTCGACCTCGTCCAGCACGAAGGCCTGTGCATGGGCGGCTCCGCCGGGATCAACGTGGCCGGCGCCATCCGCATGGCCGGCGACCTTGGGCCGGGCCATACCATCGTGACCGTTTTGTGCGACCACGGATCGCGCTATCAAAGCAAGCTGTTCAATCCCGCGTTCCTCGCCGAACGCGGCCTGCCGACGCCGCCCTGGCTTTAG
- a CDS encoding SAM-dependent methyltransferase — MTDMPLDLPTLKNDPDLKLAPAVFRTLVRICAENWRYGTVTYILPSGRSIPIKGSEPGPHGVIRVHDYRFVGRAFRSGDIGFAEGYMAGEWDTPDLAALLTVFTLNFDRITALVDGNPLMRAVNFVRHLLHANTRRGSAKNIHAHYDLGNAFYSRWLDPSMTYSSARFDKGAQTLEAGQRQKYAALAQTMALSPGQTVLEIGCGWGGFAEFAAKERGAHVTGITISREQYDFARKRIFEAGLAERAQIKLIDYRDVDGQFDRVASIEMFEAVGEAYWPTYFRKVHDVLSPGGLATLQIITIRDDLFAHYRSRADFIQKYIFPGGMLPSEERLREETAKAGLRQDGLVRFGQDYADTLAEWARRFESAWTEIRPLGFDERFRRLWKFYLAYCEAGFRTERTNVIQLGLARA; from the coding sequence ATGACCGACATGCCGCTCGATCTTCCGACTCTTAAGAACGACCCGGACCTGAAACTGGCCCCGGCCGTCTTCCGCACCCTGGTGCGCATCTGCGCCGAGAACTGGCGCTACGGCACGGTGACATACATCCTGCCGTCCGGCCGCTCGATCCCGATTAAGGGCTCCGAACCCGGCCCCCACGGCGTCATCAGGGTCCATGACTACCGCTTTGTCGGTCGGGCCTTCCGCTCCGGCGATATCGGTTTCGCCGAAGGCTATATGGCCGGCGAGTGGGACACGCCCGATCTCGCCGCCCTGCTGACCGTATTCACGCTCAACTTCGATCGCATCACGGCGCTGGTGGACGGCAATCCCCTGATGCGTGCGGTGAACTTCGTGCGCCACCTGCTCCACGCCAACACCCGCAGGGGGTCGGCCAAGAACATCCACGCCCACTATGATCTGGGCAACGCCTTCTATTCGCGCTGGCTTGATCCCTCGATGACCTACTCGTCGGCCAGGTTCGATAAGGGCGCTCAGACGCTCGAAGCGGGGCAGCGCCAGAAGTACGCCGCGCTCGCCCAGACCATGGCGCTTTCACCCGGCCAGACGGTGTTGGAGATCGGCTGCGGTTGGGGCGGGTTCGCTGAGTTCGCCGCCAAGGAGCGCGGCGCCCACGTCACCGGCATCACAATCTCGCGCGAACAGTACGATTTCGCCCGCAAGCGCATCTTCGAGGCCGGCCTCGCCGAACGGGCGCAGATCAAGCTGATCGACTACCGTGACGTCGACGGCCAGTTCGACCGCGTCGCCTCGATCGAGATGTTCGAGGCGGTGGGCGAAGCCTACTGGCCCACCTACTTCCGCAAGGTCCACGACGTGCTGTCGCCAGGCGGCCTCGCGACACTGCAGATTATCACCATCCGCGACGACCTGTTCGCCCACTACCGCAGCCGCGCCGATTTCATCCAGAAGTACATCTTCCCAGGCGGCATGCTGCCCAGCGAGGAGCGCCTGCGTGAAGAGACGGCGAAGGCCGGCCTGCGGCAGGACGGCCTTGTCCGTTTTGGCCAGGACTACGCCGACACCCTCGCCGAATGGGCGCGACGGTTCGAAAGCGCCTGGACCGAGATCAGGCCCCTTGGCTTCGACGAGCGTTTCCGGCGGCTATGGAAGTTCTACCTGGCCTATTGCGAAGCCGGCTTCCGGACGGAGCGGACGAACGTCATCCAGCTTGGCCTCGCCCGCGCCTGA